TATGATTAGTAGCGGTCGTGTTTTTACAGGGGCCAATAATTTCCTAAACACTTTTGCTCACGAGTTTATTCATGCTTGGAACGTAGAACGTATCCGTCCTAAAAGCCTCGAGCCTTTCAACTTTGAGAAAAGTAATATGAGTGAAGGCCTTTGGATAGCTGAAGGGTTTACACAGTATTATGGATTACTGTTAATGAAAAGAGCTGGATTAACTTCAGAGGCCGACTTTCTGCAACAAATATCAGGTCTTGTAAACGGAAAAGAAAATACGCCTGGTGGTATGTATTATACACCTATTGAAAACAGCCAACGAGCTGTATTTGTTGACGCTGGAGTATCAGTTGATAAAACCAATTATCCAAACATGTTTACTTCATATTATACCCATGGTGCAGCCTTGGCCTTAGCGCTAGATATGAAACTACGTAGTCAATTCGGCAAATCGCTGGATGGGTTTATGCAACAAATGTGGAAAGCTTTTGGTAAAACAGAAAAAGCTTACACGTTACCTGAAGTACAACAGGTGTTAGCAGGGTATACTTCAGCAGCGTTTGCTTCCGACTTCTTTAATCAGAACGTATATGGGCATGCCTCAATTAACTATAGCACACTTCTGCAAACGGCAGGATTGGAGTTGAAGAAAGCGGCAGCAGGCAAGGCCTGGATAGGAAATGTGCGCTATGGTGCAGATTCCTCTAAACTAATTGTAGCAAGTAATACAGTTCGGAATACGCCATTGTATAATGCAGGCGTTGATATTGATGATGTATTGCTGCAATTAGGAGGTACTAAAGTATTTCAGTCTAAAGATGTAGATGCTGTATTGGCAAAACATCAGCCGGGAGAAACAATCAAGCTAATCTTTAAACATCGGAATACTGTAACAGAAAAAGAGTTGACACTGGCAGAAAGTCCGTCATTGACGATCGTTCCTTTAGAATCAATAAATGCTACAATAACAGACGCACAACAGATAAATAGACAAAATTGGCTGGAGTCAAAGGCTATCAAAAATCTTTAAGAAGTTAAATAATAAGAACAAATGTTTATAAAAGAAAAAGCGATCAGTAAATGATCGCTTTTTCTTTTATAAACATTTCAATTAGTTTGTATTCTATCTGGTATTTGGAATTTGAGATTTGGTATTTATCCTTACCATTTGGATTTAGTTATTTTATTTTTCGGATTTTCTCTTCCCTCATTTCTTAGCAATACGATATAAGCGTCCTTCATCCGTAATGGCGTATAAAGCACCATCCTTGCCTTGTGCAACATCACGAAAGCGTTGTCCTTCACCGCTAAGCAAGCGCTCTTCACCAACCACCTTGTTATCTCGAATAACTAACCGTGCAATGTGATTGCTACTGAGTCCCCCAATAAATAAATTGTTTTTCCACTCAGGAATCTGATCACCGCTATAGAAAGTCATACCGCTAGGAGAAAGTACAGGATCCCAATAGTACACAGGTTGGTCTAATCCATCTTTTTGAGTGATACCTTCACCTACCATCTGTCCGCTATATTCTAATCCGTAGGTAATCGTAGGCCAGCCATAGTTGTGCCCGGCTTGAATACGATTCAATTCATCACCGCCTCTTGGTCCAAATTCATTCTCCCACAAATCGCCAGTCACTGGGTGAAAGGCTAGTCCCTGCACATTGCGATGACCATAGGAATATAATTCAGGGCGTGCACCTGCACGGCCAGTAAAGGGGTTGCCAGGGGCTGGCTGTCCATCTTTTGTGATACGTACAATTTTTCCCAAGGCTGAATTTAAGTCCTGTGCCTGTGGGCGAGTAATGATATCAGAGCGCTCACCTGTGCTTACTATTAAATTGCCGGTAGCATCAACTAAAATGCGTCCGCCATAGTGCATGTTGCTGTTAAAGGCTGGTGTGGCACGGTAGATAACCGTTGCATTTTCTATACTATGCTCATCTGCCGAAAGTTTTCCTTTTGCCACAGCTGTTAAATTGCCTTGGGAAGTTTTTTCAGAAAATACCCAATACACCATGCGATTGCTTGCGTATTGTGGATCAATAGTAATTCCTAGAAGTCCTCCTTGACCTGAGGAATTTACTGAAGGAATCCCTGATATCGTTTCACTTAGTTGTCCGGAGGTTGTAGCTATCCGCATTGTTCCGCTTTTTTCGGTAATTAATAGGCGGCCATCTGGAAGGACTGCAATTCCCCATGGATGATTCAACGCTTTTGTTATAGCTGTTCCTTCATAGGGTGTAGTTGTTGTTACTCCTGCTATTCGTGTTTGTCCGGCAAAGGCAGGTTTGTATTTGGTATTCGGATCCTTGGTCTCTACGGGAGGCTGAGTGGTGTCATTTCTTGACTCGGCAGCACCATTTTTA
This genomic interval from Flavisolibacter tropicus contains the following:
- a CDS encoding M61 family metallopeptidase, with the translated sequence MKRLCVLLFTLQPLLLLAQQIHYEFSAPNALHHEAEISVTVSGLKPGSAIFRMSRSSPGRYATHEFGKNVYNVTAVDGNGKSLQVDKVDAEVYEVKKQAGTVKLKYTLYGNYADGTYCSIDATGYHLNMPATFMWVKGLDKAPITLQFKDVNKEWKIATQLKPTNDSYTFSAPNLQYFMDAPTKIGSLHIREWKVTNPDKKQYTFRLALEADAADSVVNSFTQRLQLIVKEAQGVFGEVPAFDYGTYTFIASLNPYVNGDGMEHRNSTMISSGRVFTGANNFLNTFAHEFIHAWNVERIRPKSLEPFNFEKSNMSEGLWIAEGFTQYYGLLLMKRAGLTSEADFLQQISGLVNGKENTPGGMYYTPIENSQRAVFVDAGVSVDKTNYPNMFTSYYTHGAALALALDMKLRSQFGKSLDGFMQQMWKAFGKTEKAYTLPEVQQVLAGYTSAAFASDFFNQNVYGHASINYSTLLQTAGLELKKAAAGKAWIGNVRYGADSSKLIVASNTVRNTPLYNAGVDIDDVLLQLGGTKVFQSKDVDAVLAKHQPGETIKLIFKHRNTVTEKELTLAESPSLTIVPLESINATITDAQQINRQNWLESKAIKNL
- a CDS encoding PQQ-dependent sugar dehydrogenase; the encoded protein is MIRLTLPVIVFCCGCLLSCSTSSNNKNGAAESRNDTTQPPVETKDPNTKYKPAFAGQTRIAGVTTTTPYEGTAITKALNHPWGIAVLPDGRLLITEKSGTMRIATTSGQLSETISGIPSVNSSGQGGLLGITIDPQYASNRMVYWVFSEKTSQGNLTAVAKGKLSADEHSIENATVIYRATPAFNSNMHYGGRILVDATGNLIVSTGERSDIITRPQAQDLNSALGKIVRITKDGQPAPGNPFTGRAGARPELYSYGHRNVQGLAFHPVTGDLWENEFGPRGGDELNRIQAGHNYGWPTITYGLEYSGQMVGEGITQKDGLDQPVYYWDPVLSPSGMTFYSGDQIPEWKNNLFIGGLSSNHIARLVIRDNKVVGEERLLSGEGQRFRDVAQGKDGALYAITDEGRLYRIAKK